One window of Dysidea avara chromosome 11, odDysAvar1.4, whole genome shotgun sequence genomic DNA carries:
- the LOC136237715 gene encoding uncharacterized protein: MSEQHIVGMHTKDLCCSYADWISAWTTHLKSQPADVKVPPVATVVTSPLDVSRWKEALSDHPNKPLTDFFLSGVTQGFRIGFKQQLHPMKSAKRNLCCALQHPNTVEKYLAEEIALGRVAGPFQQSLVPHTHLSRFGVIPKNHQPNKWRLIVDLSHPVDGSVNGGIPKGLCSLKYITIDSAIDQIKQIGYGTLMAKIDVKSAFRLLPVHPADRHLLSNNQIFIDTCLPFGLRSAPKLFNVLADLLSWILKQMQVTPAMYYLDDFLTLGPPDSPLCANNLQKIKDTCSSLGIPLALDKIEGPSQHLTFLGITLDTELMQARLPEDKLSRLRNQVKAWLSRKKATKREILSLIGLLQHATKVVIPGRTFVSRMYKAAARLKRLSHSTRLTAGFRSDLRWWHLFASCWNGISFLDNSSPDHFIATDASESWGCGGVFGPQ, from the coding sequence ATGTCAGAGCAGCACATTGTTGGCATGCACACCAAGGACTTATGCTGCAGTTACGCTGATTGGATCTCTGCTTGGACTACCCACCTGAAGAGCCAGCCAGCTGATGTCAAAGTACCACCCgtagccactgtagttacatccCCACTTGATGTGAGTAGATGGAAGGAGGCACTTTCAGACCACCCAAATAAGCCACTAACCGACTTCTTTCTTTCTGGAGTCACACAGGGTTTCCGCATAGGCTTCAAGCAACAACTACACCCAATGAAGTCTGCAAAGCGGAATTTATGCTGTGCTCTCCAACACCCCAACACAGTGGAGAAGTACCTGGCTGAGGAGATCGCTTTAGGAAGGGTTGCCGGCCCATTTCAACAGTCACTAGTTCCACACACACATCTTAGCCGTTTTGGAGTCATCCCCAAAAACCACCAACCAAACAAATGGAGATTAATTGTTGACCTGTCTCACCCAGTTGATGGCAGCGTCAATGGAGGGATCCCAAAAGGATTATGCTCACTGAAGTACATCACCATAGACTCGGCAATTGACCAGATCAAACAGATAGGGTATGGCACACTGATGGCAAAGATTGATGTTAAAAGTGCATTTCGCCTACTTCCTGTGCACCCAGCCGATCGCCACCTATTGTCAAATAATCAGATCTTTATTGACACTTGTTTACCTTTTGGGCTACGATCTGCCCCCAAGCTGTTTAATGTCTTGGCTGACCTGTTGTCGTGGATTCTCAAACAAATGCAGGTGACACCAGCCATGTATTATTTGGATGATTTTCTCACCTTGGGCCCACCTGACTCTCCTTTGTGTGCCAACAACCTTCAAAAAATTAAGGACACTTGCTCCAGCTTAGGAATTCCGCTTGCGCTGGATAAGATAGAGGGGCCGTCCCAGCACTTGACATTCCTAGGTATTACCTTAGATACTGAACTGATGCAGGCTCGCCTACCTGAGGACAAGCTTAGTCGACTGCGTAACCAAGTCAAAGCCTGGCTATCCCGCAAAAAAGCTACTAAAAGAGAGATTTTGTCCTTGATAGGTCTTCTACAGCACGCCACTAAGGTGGTAATACCAGGGAGGACCTTTGTCTCTAGAATGTATAAAGCAGCAGCTCGCCTCAAAAGACTATCTCACAGTACAAGGCTCACAGCCGGCTTCCGATCGGACCTCAGATGGTGGCACCTGTTTGCATCCTGTTGGAATGGGATCAGCTTTCTTGACAACTCCTCCCCAGACCACTTCATTGCTACAGATGCGTCAGAGTCCTGGGGTTGTGGTGGGGTCTTTGGACCTCAATAG